In the genome of Actinomycetota bacterium, the window CCCTCTACCCATCACCGACCTCAAGCCCGTCACCCTGCGGGGACCGGGACTAGGCATGTGCATAGACGTCTTCAACGACGAGGGGAAGCCGGTGCGGGGGGAGAAGGGACACCTAGTGGCCCTGAAACCGGCCCCCTCCATGACCCGGGGCTTCTGGCGCGACCCCGACCGCTATATCGAGACCTACTGGTCCCGCTGGCCCAACGTCTGGTACCACGGGGACTGGGCATCGGTGGACGAGGACGGGTTCTGGTTCCTGCACGGCCGCTCCGACAACACCATCAAGGTCTCCGGGAGGCGAACCGGCCCGGCGGAGATCGAGGCCGCTCTCATGGAGCACGAGGCGGTCTCCGAGGCGGCGGCCATAGGCGTCCCCCACGAGATCAAGGGGGAGGCAGTGGTCTGCTTCGTGGTCCTGCGCCCGGACTACAAGCCATCCACCGAGCTCGCCGAGGCCATCAAGGACAAGGCCGCGGAGTACCTGGGCAAGGTGGGCCGCCCCGACGAGGTCCACTTCGTGACCGCCCTCCCTAAGACCCGTTCCGCCAAGATCGTCCGCCGCCTGATCAAGGCCAAGTACCTGGGTGAGGAGCTGGGCGACATGTCCTCGGTGGAGAACCCGCAGGCGCTGGATGAAATCCCCCAAAAAAGGTAAGGCCTTGAAATTGGATGCCTTGGTGGATAGGTAGCCTCCCCCGGGCCGTCCTCGCCGGCTTTCCGGCAGGCGCTCGGCCCGTGTGTGTATCTGCCCGTTACGGTTCTTCGGGCCGTGAGGATCCAGAGCGCGACTTCCGGCCTATTCCCGTATCCGCGAGCATGCATGGATGGCAGAGCTTGGAAATCTGGTGTCAAAAACTGTATTATGTGAACGCAGAAAAACCGGAACGCCGTTTTCCTGCCAGGTTGCCGAAAAGAGGTGAGTGATTCCCGGATACGACCAGGCTCTATCGCGCCGTCGATGCCGGCAGCCCCGCGTGACGCGGTGGAAAGTGCCGAATTTCCTCTACCCAGTTTCCCAGAGTGGCCATGAATGTTCGGCAACGGAAAAACCCTGGAGGTAAGGCGTTGGCCGCGTGCACTCCCTGCCGTCTTCAATACCTGGTAATCATTTCCTGATACCTGACAGGAAAAACTCGATACGAAAGAGCGATTGGAAGAATCAGGGAGGAGGGAGCGGAGGTCATGGACAGATACGACGCGGTGGTGATTGGCGCAGGGGTGGGGGGACTTTCGGCGGCGATCCTCTTAGCCAAGGAGGGCATGAAGGTCCTGGTGGTGGAGAAAGAGGACCGGGTGGGCGGTCGCGCCCTTTCCCTTCGCGGGGAGGAGCTGCGGGAAAGGGGGACCGCCTGGTACCGGCGTCTCCTCGCCGGGCAATACTGCTGGCTGGCGGAAGCGCGTCCCGGCCTGGAGGAGATGGCCTCATCAGGCACTCTTGACGGGTACGTGCTGGACCTGGGATACCACGGGGTCAGCGTGGCCGGGGAGGGGTATTTCGCTGTCCTGCGCGACCTCATCGGGGGTTACGGCTCGCGGCCGGTGACCATCAGGCCCTTCCTCACCGGGTCCTGGATGGACGGCAAGTTCTACCGGGAACCCCCCTTGAGCGAAAGCACCAGAGTGGATGAGAAGATCCAGGCCGAACTGGACCGGCTGGGCAAAAACTACCTGGATTTCTTCGGCAAGCTCCTGGCCTACTCCCCCGAGGAGCTCGAACAGCTGGACCGGGTCTCCCTGCACGAACACCTGGTGAACCTGGGCTTCGCCGAAAGCCCGGTTCTCTACGATTACTTCCGGTGCATAGGCACCCTTATCACCACCATAAACGATCCCCACGACATATCCGTCGGGGACATCCTGCGTTATTCCGCCCAGGTCCTGGCCCCCACCATCCTCAAGGGCGGGGAGGTGTACGTGGGGGGTTTCACCGAGGGCGGGGTGATGGCCTGGTCGGAGGCGATGGCCGGAAGGCTGCGCGATTTCGGCGGAGAGCTCCTCCTGGAAAGCGAGGTCCGGAGGATAGAGATGGACGGAAACGCCGTCCGCGGTGTTCTCTTAAGGAAGGACGGCGAGGAAATGTTCGTTTCCGCTCCCCGGGTGATATTCAACCCGCCGGTGCAGGAGCTCTTCCGCTTCGCGGAGGAGGAAGTCTTCCCCCGCGAATTCGCCCGACGCGTGAAGTCCCTCTACGGTTATGGAAGCGTCAATCCCTACATCGGGCTTTCCGACCTCCCGGTGCCCGAGGAGCACGCCCGCCGGCTGATGAAGACCCCCTGCGTGGTGTCCCGTTCCAAGGGCTTCAGCTGGGACGTGTACATGGCCTGGAACATCCAGTCCTATATCGAGCCCACCTGCGCTCCCGAGGGGAAGCATCTCTTCACCGCATACCTTCCCCTTACCGAGGAAGAATCCCGCAACCGGGAACTGGTGATGAAGGTGGTGCGTGCGGTTCCCGATTTCCTGGAGGGGATCTACCCCGGCTTCAAGGAATGCGTGGACTGGGAGCTGTACACGGTATGCACCCGCCTGGAGGGGGTGGCCAAGAGCGTCACCCAGGCGGGAAGCCTCAAGCCGGACGTGGAGGTCCCCGGGGTGGAGGGGCTCTACCTGGCCGGGGACACGGCGCGGGGCTACGGGGTGGCTATGGATTGTGCCTGCTCCAGCGGCATCCTTTGTGCCCAGGCCATAACCGGGAAGGACTACGGGATAAAGTGAGCGGCCGGGGTTAATGGTCTCGCTCGCTGAGACGCTCGCTCCTACCAAACCCCGGCCTTTAAGGGAGATCATAAGATCCCGGCACTACTTTGTCCGGTAAAGCCATGCCTGGAGCCTCGCTTGCTGCGACCAGCTATCTGCTTTCATGGAGTGCTGGTCGGGATAAGGAAAGGGAACCCGCTCAAGGCGAAGGGTAAGGATGCCGGGGCCGCTGAGCTGCCGGAAAGGACTACGGGATAAAGCAAAGGGCCCGCGATGCGGGCCCCCTTCTTCCGGTGGGAGTGATTTCTTAGATCTCCGGGCCGCCCTTCAGGCCCAGTATCTGACGGGCTTCATCCGGGGTGGCCGGCTCGCGGTCGGCCAGCTCCACGATCTTCACCGCCTTCTCGACCTGCTCCCAGGAGCCCTGGGCCAGGACACCCTTACGGATGTTGATGTTATCCTCCAGGCCCACGCGGATGTGGCCTCCCTCCACGGCGGCGATGAAGGCCCCGCGGAACTGGGCCGGGCCCACCCCGCAGGTGCTCCAGGTGGCGTCATCGGGGATGAGGTCCATGAAGCGCTTGAAGTTGGCCAGATCCAGCCAGCAGCCGCCCAGCACTCCCCAGACGAACTGGTAGTGGAGGGGCTCCACGAAGATGCCCTGGTTGCGGACGAAGAGGGTGTTGTAGACGCCGCCCAGGTCGTAGACCTCAAGCTCCGGCTTGGTGCCGCATTCCTTCATGGTTTTGGCGAAATCAACGAGCATCTGGAAGGTGTTGGTAAACACCGTCTCGCCCAGTATCTGGTAATTCTTCCAGTCGCCCAGGGCGAAGTTCATGGAGTTGGTGTTCAGGGAGGCCATCTCCGGCTTGAGCTGCTTGACCACGTTGATGCGCTCCTCCGGCGTGGCCCCGATGCCGATGGCCGTGGAGAGGTTGATGATGATGGGGCACTTCTCGGTGATCCCCTTGACGATATCCCGCAGGATATCGATGCTGGAGGTGGGAAGCCCGGTCTCCGGGTCGCGGGCGTGGATGTGCACGATGGCCGCCCCCGCGTTGTAGCACTTGTAGGCCTCCTCCACGAACTCCTCCACGGTGTAAGGAACGGCCGGGTTTTGGGATTTCATGGTAGCGGCACCGGCCAGGGCCGCCGTGATGATGCATTTATCCGTGAGCGACATGGCAACACCTCCTGCTTTCCCTGCTGAAACACCGATTCACGCCGATGCTCCCCCTAGTCTTTCGGGAAGCAACATTAATACTAATACAAAAGGGCGAGTGAGGCAATTTAGTAATCTCCGCTTAATACTTATGTCCTGTTCCGGTCACGGTCGGGGGATAGGTTTCGGTATACAGGGAGGGGCCGATGTTTGATATGTTAGGAATGGCGGGAAGTACGCATGAGTGACGAGAGGAGCTCGAGTAGAGGGGTCGGGATGAGAAGGAGGGGCAGATGCAGGGCTATAATCCCGGGCAGATAAGGAAATACCTCAAGCAGCTCAGACAGAGGGAGCAGGAATACATCTACTACCTGGGTCGACTGGCCTACCAGGCGGGGGAAGAGGGCAGGCTGGAGGAAGGCCCCATGCTGGACGCCTACCGTACCCTCAAGGACATCCGGGAGCAGGCGGTCCGCTGGGAGGCCTACCTGGAGGGGCTGCGAGCGGCGAAGATGGCGCCCCCGGCGGCACGCTGTCCACGCTGCGGGAACTATCTCACTCCGGGAGCCGCGACCTGTCCATACTGCGGGCAGGCGACGGCCACGGGTTACCCAGCACCGGCCGGTGCCCCGGGCCCCGTGCCTCCGTCGGGAACGGTTCATCGCTCTACGGTGACCGCGGCTGCTCCTCCGGGCACTGTTACCGCCACGGTGAGGGAGGAGATGAGGACCCCGACCCCCCCTGCGGAGGAGCCCCCGGCGCGGACCGCGGGGGAAGCGGCGGAGAGGTGTCCCGGCTGCGGCAAGGTGCTGGAGCCGGACGCCAACTTCTGCGGGAGTTGTGGAAGAAGGGTGAGGCCTAAGCCGGAGGTCGCGGGAGCCGGGGAGGAGACTCCCGCGGAGCCCACACCGGCGACGGAGGTGGGAGAGACGACGGTAGAGAAACCGGAGGGAAAGGGAGCGCCGCCCGGAGCGACGGCAGCGGCCCCCTTCGGGGAAACGGAGTCCCGGCCCATGGACAAGGAGGAAGCGACGGTGACCGAACCCACGGGGAGCCTGCCATGCTCCGCTTGCGGGAAGCTGGTGGGCGATCCCGAAGCCAGGTTCTGTCCGGATTGCGGAGCGAGGTTGCGGGAATGATCCAGGTCTACACCGGAGACGGCAAGGGCAAGACCACCGCCGCCCTGGGGCAGGCCCTGCGGGCTCTGGGCCACGGGCAGAAGGTGTTCATGATCCAGTTCATGAAGGGACGGACCTACGGGGAGTTGCTGGCCTGCCAGAGGTGCCTTCCGGACCTGACCATCGTCATGTCCGGGAGGGACGAGTTCGTGAAGAAGGGCGCCCCGGAGGAGGTGGACCTGCGCATGGCTAGGGAAGGTTTCGAGCTGGCCAAGAAAGTCGCCCGGGAGGGAAAGCACCAAATGCTCATCCTGGACGAGATAAACGTGGCCATCGACTATGGACTTCTTCCCTTGCAGGAGGTGCTGGATTTCCTGCGCTCCTGCCCTCCCGATATGGAGGTGGTATGCACCGGCCGCTACGCGCCGCCTGAGCTCGTGGATATAGCCGACCTGGTGAGCGAGGTCCGCGAGGTGAAGCATCACTACCGGCGCGGGGTGCCCATGCGCAAGGGTATAGAATATTAAACGAGACCACGTGCTTCTTGTTGCAGGCTAGACGCGGTATCCGTGGTTGAAATTCCGTGGTGAGCGAATATGGGCAAGAAAGAATGGTACCGGAAACACTATGAGCCCTCCGGGCTTGATAAGGAAAAATTTACCACCCTCTCCGGCACCGAGCTGGAGCCCCTCTACACCCCGGAGGACGTGGAGGACCTGGACTACGAGCACGACCTGGGATACCCGGGCTGTTATCCCTACACCCGGGGCATCCGCCCCACCATGTACCGGGGGCGGCTGTGGACCATGCGCCAGTTCTCCGGCTTCGGCACCGCAGAGGACACCAACCGGCGCTACAAGTTCCTCCTGGAGCGGGGGCAGACCGGGCTCTCGGTGGCCTTCGATATGCCCACCATCATGGGCCGGGACTCCGACGATCCCCTTTCGGAGGGCGAGGTGGGACGCTGCGGGGTGGCCATCGATTCCCTCCAGGACATGGAGATCCTCTTCGAGGGCATCCCCCTCCGGGAGATCACCACCTCCATGACCATCAACGGACCGGCGGCGGTGCTCCTGGCCTTCTACCTGTGCGTGGGGGAGAAGCAGGGGGCCTCCTTCCGGGAGCTGGGGGGGACCATCCAGAACGACATCCTGAAGGAGTACATCGCCCAGAAGTCCTGGATCTTCCCTCCCCGCCCCTCCATGCGCATCATCACCGATATCCTGGCCTTCTGCTCGGCGGAGGTCCCCCGCTGGAACACCATAAGTATCAGCGGATACCACATCCGGGAAGCCGGCTCCACCGCGGTGCAGGAGCTGGCCTTCACCCTGGCCGACGGCTTCGCCTACGTGGAGGCAGGCATAGCCGCGGGGCTGGACGTGGACTCCTTCGCCCCCCGCCTCTCCTTCTTCTTCAACTCCCACTTGGACTTCTTCGAGGAGATCGCCAAGTTCCGGGCCGCCCGCCGTATCTGGGCCCGGCACATGAAGGAGAAATACGGGGCCAAGGACCCGCGTTCCTGGATGATGCGCTTCCATACCCAAACCGCGGGCTGCTCCCTCACCGCCCAGCAGCCGGAGAACAACATCGTGCGCACCGCCTTCGAGGCCCTGGCCGCCGTGCTGGGAGGCACCCAGAGCCTGCACACCAACTCCCTAGACGAGACCCTGGCCCTCCCCACGGAGAAGGCGGTGCAGATCGCCCTCCGCACCCAGCAGATCATCGCCCATGAGACGGGGGTCACCAACGTCATCGACCCCCTGGGCGGCTCCTATTTCATCGAGGCCCTCACCGAGCGCATGGAGAGGGAGGCCGAGGAGTACTTCCGGCGCATCGAGGAGCAGGGCGGGGTACTGGCCTGCATCGAGAACGGTTTCTTTCAGCGGGAGATAGCCGACGCCGCCTACCGCTACCAGATGGAGATCGAGCGGGGGGAAAGGATAGTGGTGGGGGTGAACCGCTTCCAGGACCCGGAGGAGAACCTGGACATCGAGATCCTCAAGATAGACCCCGAGGTGGAGAGGAGACAGCGGGAGAGGCTGGCCCGCCTGCGCGCGGAGCGCTCCGCGGCGGAGGTGGAGAGGACCCTGGAGGCCCTAAAGGAAGGGGCGCGGGGGGATGCCAACCTCATGCCCCTGATCATCGACTGCGCCCGCGCCTACTGCACGGAGGGGGAGATAATCGGGGCCCTCAAGGAGGTCTTCGGGGAATACCGGGAAAAGCCCATCTACTAGGGTCGGACCGGGATCTGACCCCCAACCGGACTTTCGACAGGAGGTAAGATGAAGAAGCCGCGCATTCTCATCGCCAAGCCAGGGCTGGACGGCCACGACCGGGGGGCCAAGGTGGTGGCCCGGGGCCTGGCCGACGCCGGTTTCGAGGTCATCTACACTGGCCTTCACCAGACCCCGGAGCAGATCACCGAGGCTGCCATCCAGGAGGACGTGGACGCTGTGGGACTTTCCATCCTCTCCGGGGCCCACATGACCCTCTTCCCCCGGGTCATGGAGCTCCTCCGGGAGAAGGGCGGGCAGAACATCATGGTCTTCGGGGGAGGCATCATCCCCATGGACGACGCCGTGGAGCTCAAGCGCATGGGGGTGGCGGAGATCTTCGGTCCCGGCACTTCCATCTCGGAGATAGTGTCCTTCCTCAAAAGAAGGCTCGGTTGAACGTTCCTCCCTCGAGAAAAATCCCGTTGAGGGGGTTGTTCGATCAACCTTGAAACTCCGGAAATACATTTAATATAATTAGTTGGCCCTTGCCGGGAAAGCCCTGCTTTCCACGGGTGGAGCCCGGCATTAGAGATAGAGCAAGGCAAGTTATACGGGACGGAAAAAGGAACGAAGCGGGGTTTGTCATGTGCGCCGAAGAACTCGATTTCATCACCAAGTATGACCTCCTCGGATGCATCCAGTGCGGCCGATGTACGGGGGGTTGTCCCGTGGCCATGCGGACTCCCCTGCGGGTCAGGTGCTTCATGTACGACACCCAGAACGAGGAGCGCCTGGAGGAGCTCTCCGAGCGCCCCGAGATCTGGGACTGCACCACCTGCTACACCTGCGCCGCCCGCTGCCCCAAGGGCCTGGAGCCCCTGGAGGTGCTCATTGGACTGCGCAGCATCCAGATCGAGGAGGGGAGGGTCCAGCCCACGGTGCGCGACGCCCTAGAGTCCATCTTCAAGGACGGCAACCCGTGGGGTTCGCCGCGTGCCAAGCGCCTGGACTGGACCAAGGACCTGGAGGTCAAGATCCTGGAGCCCGAGGCGGAGGAGACCACCGACGTCCTCCTCTTCATCTGCTGCACCGACGCCTACGACCCCCGGGTGATGAAGGTGGCCCAGGCCCTGGTCAAAGTGCTTGACGCGGCGGGGGTGGACTTCGGGCTCATCGGGGAGGACGAGAGCTGCTGCGGCAGCGAGGTGCGCCGCCTGGGCGAGGAGGGCCTCTTCGAGATGTGCGACGAGGAGAACGTGGAGCTCCTCAATTCCTTCAACATCAACCGCATCGTGGCCATCAGTCCCCACTGCTACAACACCCTCAAGAAGGAGTACCACGGCCTCAAGCACCCCGTCCTCCATTACACGGAGCTGGTGGCCCAGCTCCTAGAGGACGGCAAGCTCCAGCTTAAGGGGGAGCTCCCCAAGGTGGTCACCTACCACGATCCCTGCTTCCTGGGGAAGCAGAACGACATCTACGACGAGCCCAGGTACATCATCACCCGCATCCCCGGGGTGGACTTCCGGGAGTTCGACCGCTGCCGGGAGCGCAGCCTGTGCTGCGAAGGGGGCGGCGGCAAGATGTGGGTGGAGAGTGAGTCCAAGGAAGAGAGGCTGGCCGAGATACGGGTCACCGACGCCAAGGAGCTGGGAGCGGAAATAATCGCCGTCGCCTGCCCCTTCTGCCTCCTCACCCTGGAGGACGCCACCAAGGTGAAGGGTATCGAGGAGGAGATGCGGGTGGCGGACATCCTCGAGCTCCTGGCCGAGGCCTTGTAGATAGACCCCGTTTCCCCGGCGGAAAGAAAAGGGATAGGAAAGGGAAGAGGTGATAAGGGTATGAACATGGTGGTGTGCGTGAAAAGGGTCCCGGACACCGCGGAGTCCGAGGTCCACATCGATGCCTCCGGGAAGGACATCGAGAAGAGCCGCCTGTCCTTCGGCATCAACGAGTGCGATAACTACGCCGTGGAGGAGGCCATACAGATCAAGGAGAGGCTCGGGGGCACGGTGACGGTCATCAGCCTGGGGCCCAAGGAGAACGACGAGGTCATCCGCATGGCCCTGGCCAAGGGTGGCGATGAGGCCATCCGCCTGGAGGACGAGGCCTTCGACGGCAGCGACGGGTTCGCGGTGGCCAAGGCCCTGGCGGCGGCCATCAAGGACCTGGAGTACGACATCGTCTTTACCGGGGCGCTGGCCGACGATGACGGGTATGGTGTGGTCCCCGCGGCCCTGGGCGAGCTCCTGGGCGTGCCCCACGCCACCTACGTGAAGAAGGTGGAGATCCTGGAGGACGGCAAGCGGGCCCGGGTGGGCCGCGAGCTGGAGGGAGGCCTCCTGGAGTTCCTGGAGATCGAGCTGCCCTGCGTGCTGGGCATCCAGACGGGCATCAACGAGCCGCGCTACGCCTCCTTCAAGGGCATCAAGCAAGCGGCCAAGAAAGAGATCACCGTGAAGAGCGCCGCCGACCTGGGGCTGGACCCTTCCGAGGTGGGGGAGGCCGGTTCGTGGGCCGTACTGGAGAAGTTCACGCCCCCGGTGGTGGGCGAGATGGCGGAGATACTGGAGGGCGACCCGGAGGAGACCGCGGCCAAGCTGGCCGCCATCCTAAAGGAGAAGGGGCTGGTGTAAATGAAGGACATCTTCGTTCTCATCGAGCACCGTCGCGGCGAGATGCGCGACGTATCCATCGAGATGCTGTGCGGCGCCGCCGGCCTGGGCGGCACGGTGGTGGCCGTCCTCTTCGGCAAGGATGTGGACGCCTTCGCGGAGAAGGCCGCTGGGTACGCGGACAAGGTTCTCTACGTCAACGACCCCATGTTCGAGAACTACAACTCTGAGGCCTACCAGAAGGCCCTCTCCGCCCTCATCAAGGAGCACAACCCGGGGCTGGTGCTCATCGGCAACACCGCGCAGGGCATCGACCTGGCACCTGCGCTGGCCGTGGAGCTGGGAGCGCCCCTGGTCACCGACATCACCGCCCTGGAGATGGACAGTGACAAGCCCAAGCCCACCCGCCAGTTCTACGGGGGCAAGCTGGACGCCCACATGGTGATGAAGGACGCCGACCTGTACATCCTCACTGTGCGCGAGGCTACCTTCCAGGCCGGCGAACCCTCCAAGTCCGGCGAGATCGTCAAGGTGGACAACCCGGTCAAGGAGGAGATCACCTACCGCAAGTTCGTGGAATACGTGGAGCCCGAGGTGGGCGAGGTGGACATCACCCAGTCCACCATGCTGGTGGGCGTGGGACGCGGCATACGCGAGGACAAGAACCTCCCCATCGTGGAGGAGCTGGCCAAGGTGCTGGGCGCCGACCTCGCCGCCTCCCGTGCCGTGGTGGACGCCGGTTGGCTCCCGGCCGACCGCCAGGTGGGCATCTCCGGGAAGACGGTGAAGCCCAAGCTCTACCTGGCGGTGGGCATCTCCGGGGCCTTCCAGCACGTGACGGGGATGAAGGGCTCGGAGGTCATCGTGGCCATCAACAAGGATCCCGATGCCCCCATCTTCGGCATCGCCGATTATGGCATCGTGGACGACCTCTTCAAGGTGGTGCCCAAGCTCACGGAGAAGATCAAGGAGTTGAAGGGGCTTTAATAATCGTCATGGAGCCCCGGCTCCTCCGGTGCCCATAATGAGATAGCAGGATCTTTACGACCGTAGCCTACGGCACGAGGAGGAAACTGGAAACATGAACGGTAAGCCGAAGATCGGAGTCTACGTCTGCCACTGCGGCACCAACATCGCCGGGGTGGTGAACGTGGAGGAGGTGGTGCAGTTCGCCTCCACTCTCCCCGACGTGGTGGTAGCCCGCAACTACTCCTACATGTGCTCCGACCCTGGGCAGGCGTTGATCACCGACGACATCGAGAAGTACGGGTTGAACCGGGTGGTGGTGGCCTCCTGCTCCCCGCGCATGCATGAGCCCACCTTCCGCAAGACCCTCCTCTCCGGGGGCCTCAACCCCTACTTCCTGGAGATGGCCAACATCCGGGAGCAGTGCTCCTGGGTGCACGAGGACCCCATAGCCGCCACGCAGAAGGCCAAGCGCATCGTGGAGGCGGCGGTGGTCAAGGCCCGCCGGCTGGAGGCCCTGGACGTCAAGGAAGTGGACGTGGAGCCCGCCTGCCTGATCATCGGGGCGGGGATCGCCGGCATCCAGGCGGCGCTGGACATAGCGGACGCCGGGTTCAAGGTCTACCTGGTGGAGAAGTCCCCCACCGTGGGGGGACACATGGCCCAGCTGGACAAGACCTTCCCCACCCTGGACTGCTCGGCCTGCATCCTCACCCCCAAGATGGTGGACGTGGCCAACCACCCCAACATCGAGCTCATGACCTACTCCCAGGTGGAGGAAATCTCTGGCTACATCGGCAACTTCGACGTCAAGGTGCGCAAGAAGTCCCGCTTCGTGGACATGGACAAGTGCACGGGCTGCGGGGCCTGCGCCGACGTCTGCCGCATGGCCGGCCGCATCCCCAACGAGTTCGACGAGGGCATCGGCATGCGGGGGGCCATCTACCTCCCCTTCCCCCAGGCGGTTCCCGCCAAGTACACCATCGACAAGGAGAACTGCCTCTTCCTCTCCAAGGGGAAGTGCGGGGAATCCCCCAGGTGCAAGGACGCCTGCCAGGCGGATGCCATCAACTTCGACCTCCAGGACGAGATCGTGGAGTTCAAGGTGGGCACCATCATCGTGGCCACCGGGTACGACGTCTTCGACGCCCGCAAGAAGCCGGAATACGCCTACGGGGTCTACGACAACGTGCTCACCGCCCTGGAGTTCGAGCGCCTGGTGAACGCCTCCGGGCCCACCGGCGGGAAGATCGTCATGCTCGAGCGGGGGAAGAAGAAAAAGAAGAAGGAGGGCGAGGAGGCCGAGCCCCCCAAGGTCCCCAAGAGCATCACCTTCATCCAGTGCGTGGGGTCCCGCGACAAGAGCGTGGGCAACGAGTACTGCTCCCGGGTGTGCTGCATGTACACCGCCAAGCTGGCCCACCTGGCCAAGGACAAGATCCCGGATTGCGAGGTGACCATCTTCTACATGGACGTGCGCGCCTTCGGGAAGGGATTCGAGGAGTTCTACGACCGGGTGCGCCGCGAGGGGGTGCGCTACATCCGGGGCAACCCCTCGGAGATCTTCAAGCGGGGGGACAAGCTGGTGGTCAAGGC includes:
- a CDS encoding CoB--CoM heterodisulfide reductase iron-sulfur subunit A family protein; its protein translation is MNGKPKIGVYVCHCGTNIAGVVNVEEVVQFASTLPDVVVARNYSYMCSDPGQALITDDIEKYGLNRVVVASCSPRMHEPTFRKTLLSGGLNPYFLEMANIREQCSWVHEDPIAATQKAKRIVEAAVVKARRLEALDVKEVDVEPACLIIGAGIAGIQAALDIADAGFKVYLVEKSPTVGGHMAQLDKTFPTLDCSACILTPKMVDVANHPNIELMTYSQVEEISGYIGNFDVKVRKKSRFVDMDKCTGCGACADVCRMAGRIPNEFDEGIGMRGAIYLPFPQAVPAKYTIDKENCLFLSKGKCGESPRCKDACQADAINFDLQDEIVEFKVGTIIVATGYDVFDARKKPEYAYGVYDNVLTALEFERLVNASGPTGGKIVMLERGKKKKKKEGEEAEPPKVPKSITFIQCVGSRDKSVGNEYCSRVCCMYTAKLAHLAKDKIPDCEVTIFYMDVRAFGKGFEEFYDRVRREGVRYIRGNPSEIFKRGDKLVVKAEDTLTTTPLEHETDMVVLSVGLVPRSDNREIIDLLKLSQSSDLFYLEAHPKLRPVDTASDGVFLAGVCQGPKDIPDAVAQAKGAASAAMIPMASGKVKVEAQTSEVNEATCRGCGFCVAVCPFAAIELVETTRNGWPVKVARVNEALCKGCGACAAACLSGSIQQRSFKDVQILPQIQALGVK